The Bemisia tabaci chromosome 5, PGI_BMITA_v3 genome includes a window with the following:
- the Acat1 gene encoding acetyl-CoA acetyltransferase, mitochondrial isoform X2 → MNFRQLRSFSTSRSLSIQDVFILAAARTPMGSFRSALGPKSATELGALAIQAALHRAKVSPTKVDDVYMGNVCSAGLGQAPARQAAIFAGIPTSAEATTVNKVCASGLKAISIGAQTITLNQNEIVVAGGMESMSNVPFYLRRGDTPYGGVLLQDGIVFDGLTDVYNKIHMGNCAENTVKKIGISREEQDEYALNSYKKSAAAYSSGRISAELTPVEVPVKKGSKQEVFEDEEYRKINFEKFTSLRPAFLKENGTITAGNASTLNDGGAAVVLASEAAAKGVGSEPIARIIGAIDAATDPIDFPLAPALGIPKLLAKYNLKTDDISQWEINEAFSAVVLAAIKKLNLDPQTVNPNGGAVSLGHPIGMSGARLIVHLCHSLKKGEKGVASICNGGGGSTSLVIEKL, encoded by the exons ATGAATTTTAGGCAGCTCAGATCATTTTCAACCAGCAGAAGTTTATCTATTCAAGATGTATTTATTCTGGCTGCTGCTCGAACCCCAATGGGATCATTCCGTAGCGCCCTGGGACCTAAGTCGGCCACGGAGCTTGGTGCCCTAGCTATACAA GCAGCTTTGCACAGAGCGAAAGTAAGTCCAACCAAAGTAGACGATGTGTATATGGGTAACGTCTGTTCAGCTGGCTTGGGGCAAGCACCAGCTAGACAAGCAGCCATCTTTGCAG GTATTCCCACCTCTGCTGAGGCAACCACCGTCAATAAAGTTTGTGCATCTGGTTTGAAAGCAATTTCCATCGGAGCCCAGACCATTACACtcaatcaaaatgaaattgtgGTCGCTGGAGGTATGGAATCCATGTCTAATGTGCCTTTCTACCTTCGGAGAGGCGATACACCCTATGGAGGCGTTCTCTTGCAA GATGGTATTGTCTTCGATGGACTGACTGATGTGTACAACAAAATTCATATGGGTAACTGTGCCGAAAATAcagtgaaaaaaattggcatctctCGAGAGGAACAGGATGAATATGCACTTAACAGTTACAAAAAGTCTGCCGCAGCTTACAGTAGTGGTCGCATCTCAGCTGAATTAACTCCTGTAGAGGTTCCTGTCAAAAAAG gaagcAAACAAGAAGTATTTGAAGATGAAGAGTACCGGAagatcaattttgaaaagtttaccTCACTGCGGCCTGCATTTTTG AAAGAAAACGGGACAATTACAGCCGGCAATGCATCTACGTTGAATGATGGAGGTGCGGCTGTGGTTCTAGCATCAGAGGCTGCAGCCAAAGGAGTAGGGTCTGAACCGATTGCAAGGATCATCGGTGCCATTGATGCTGCAACAGACCCTATTGATTTTCCACTCGCTCCAGCTTTAGGCATTCCCAAG ctCCTAGCCAAGTACAATTTAAAAACAGATGACATCAGCCAGTGGGAAATCAACGAAGCATTCAGTGCTGTCGTCCTGGCCGCCATAAAAAAGTTGAACCTTGATCCGCAGACGGTCAATCCCAATGGTGGAGCTGTCAGTCTGGGACATCCAATTGG